The following coding sequences are from one Verrucomicrobiota bacterium window:
- a CDS encoding NAD(+)/NADH kinase produces MHALDSIAFFINETKYGAPELAAELIKIADQQCRHHRVTSKYPLDRDFLKDVSACCVIGGDGTLLGIAEECATQSVPVIGINRGGLGFLTTFSGEEAVRLFPEVLKGNYSITERSMVQATGSNGKTASALNDAVIKEIHSGAILNLNVCNEAGTITDYLCDGIIFTTPTGSTAYNLSAGGPLVAPNAKVLTMTPICPHTLSNRSIIFDSKERLTVNDASKTKTLKVILDGAALLTIKPGESVVLELSPLKLSLIHQMEFNHFEVVRTKLKWSGSHKSQL; encoded by the coding sequence ATGCATGCCCTTGATTCTATAGCATTTTTTATTAACGAGACAAAATATGGAGCTCCGGAATTGGCGGCTGAGTTGATAAAAATTGCAGATCAACAGTGCCGGCACCATCGCGTCACATCGAAATATCCGCTTGATCGGGATTTCCTGAAAGATGTCAGCGCTTGTTGCGTAATAGGAGGTGATGGAACATTGCTCGGAATTGCAGAAGAATGTGCTACTCAATCGGTCCCGGTAATAGGAATAAATCGGGGTGGTTTGGGATTCCTCACCACCTTTTCTGGTGAAGAAGCCGTTCGACTTTTCCCCGAAGTACTCAAGGGAAATTACAGTATAACCGAACGAAGCATGGTTCAAGCGACCGGCTCCAACGGGAAAACAGCTTCCGCATTAAATGATGCAGTCATTAAGGAGATTCACTCAGGTGCGATTCTAAATCTGAACGTGTGCAACGAAGCGGGCACCATAACTGACTACTTGTGCGATGGCATCATTTTCACCACCCCAACGGGTTCAACCGCTTATAATCTATCTGCCGGCGGACCGCTCGTTGCGCCCAATGCTAAAGTCCTGACAATGACTCCGATTTGTCCTCACACCCTGAGCAACCGGTCCATTATTTTTGATTCAAAAGAACGACTAACAGTCAATGATGCCTCTAAAACTAAAACCCTTAAGGTTATTCTGGATGGGGCAGCCCTGTTGACCATAAAACCGGGAGAAAGTGTCGTTCTCGAACTATCACCCTTGAAATTGTCTTTGATTCATCAAATGGAATTTAACCACTTCGAAGTTGTCAGAACAAAATTGAAGTGGAGCGGAAGCCACAAATCTCAGCTATAA
- a CDS encoding TlyA family RNA methyltransferase: MWILAVERKNRRLDDILVELGHCETRSRAKGLILAGKVRRGTEILDKPGKTYPQDIELNIIKPAQFVGRGGEKLEAYLKKFPTSVEGSRILDIGASTGGFTDCLLQRGAKAAICVDVGRAQLHQKILQDPRVTNIEKTNARYLTPEQLPYPDYDIVVMDLSFISLKKVLPAIWPLLKTGGKLIALVKPQFEADKETVDKCRGVIQDDEIREALLQEIKDWINKHLTDVFIEATIESPISGGDGNREYLLGTTKKG; encoded by the coding sequence ATGTGGATTCTCGCTGTGGAGAGAAAAAACCGTCGATTAGATGATATCTTGGTTGAGCTGGGACATTGTGAAACCAGGTCCCGAGCAAAGGGCCTCATACTGGCCGGTAAGGTCCGGAGAGGGACGGAAATACTTGATAAACCTGGGAAAACCTATCCACAGGACATTGAGTTAAATATCATCAAGCCTGCTCAGTTCGTTGGCCGAGGGGGCGAAAAACTGGAAGCCTATCTAAAAAAGTTCCCAACTTCAGTTGAAGGCAGTCGTATTCTGGATATCGGCGCATCCACCGGTGGATTTACAGATTGCTTACTTCAGCGAGGAGCTAAGGCGGCTATTTGCGTCGATGTTGGCAGAGCTCAATTGCACCAAAAAATCCTGCAAGATCCCAGAGTGACGAATATTGAAAAAACAAATGCACGCTACTTGACCCCGGAACAACTACCCTACCCTGACTATGATATAGTTGTAATGGACCTCTCCTTCATTTCATTGAAAAAAGTTCTTCCAGCAATTTGGCCGTTACTAAAAACAGGCGGCAAACTGATAGCGTTGGTAAAACCTCAATTTGAAGCGGACAAAGAAACCGTCGATAAATGTCGAGGAGTGATTCAGGACGATGAAATTCGGGAAGCCTTACTTCAGGAAATTAAGGACTGGATCAATAAACACCTCACTGATGTTTTCATCGAAGCCACTATTGAATCACCCATTTCAGGTGGGGATGGAAATCGAGAATATCTTTTGGGCACGACGAAGAAGGGATAA
- the rsmH gene encoding 16S rRNA (cytosine(1402)-N(4))-methyltransferase RsmH, with product MFCGSDSPAKSNEFGKGHLPVLLREVLGLFASSDRKTYLDATFGGGGHTRALLESGPTVSVVAIDCDPEAAERAHALSEMFPGRFRFYDLNFSELDRVEEGKFDGVLFDYGVSSYHFDQPGRGFSFRANALPDMRMNPREGETAAEFLETASREDLIRAVKVYGEETSWRRIVDAIIDARGTETLQNTTTLATLISNTIPAPIRRRSKLNPATKTFQGVRIAVNRELDVIEAALPKAFNLLAPDGVLAAISFHSLEDRIVKRYFRKLCGQPIDRKDNTPQQLRTVVAKALTRKPVTASAEEIAQNPRSRSAKLRAVRKLVGLA from the coding sequence ATGTTTTGCGGATCGGATAGCCCTGCCAAAAGTAACGAATTTGGCAAAGGTCACCTCCCGGTACTACTCCGGGAGGTGCTTGGGCTTTTTGCGTCATCCGATCGAAAAACCTACCTCGACGCTACCTTTGGAGGAGGAGGGCACACTCGAGCGCTGTTAGAGTCCGGTCCCACCGTTTCTGTCGTTGCTATTGACTGCGATCCTGAAGCTGCGGAAAGAGCTCACGCACTTTCCGAAATGTTCCCTGGTCGTTTCCGCTTTTATGACTTGAATTTCTCGGAGCTTGATCGAGTCGAGGAAGGCAAGTTCGACGGAGTCCTTTTTGACTACGGAGTATCTTCCTACCATTTTGATCAACCGGGTCGTGGATTTTCTTTTCGTGCGAATGCACTCCCCGATATGCGAATGAATCCGCGAGAAGGGGAGACCGCCGCTGAGTTTTTAGAAACCGCAAGCCGGGAAGACCTCATTCGTGCCGTCAAAGTGTACGGAGAAGAAACCTCTTGGAGGCGCATCGTCGATGCTATCATTGACGCCCGTGGCACTGAAACACTTCAAAATACGACAACTTTAGCTACGCTAATATCCAATACAATCCCAGCTCCCATCCGGAGGCGGAGTAAATTAAATCCTGCTACCAAAACCTTTCAAGGTGTGCGGATCGCGGTTAACCGTGAGCTCGATGTTATCGAGGCTGCCTTACCTAAGGCTTTTAATTTACTTGCTCCGGATGGGGTCCTTGCTGCTATCAGCTTCCACTCGTTGGAAGACCGGATTGTTAAACGATATTTTCGTAAACTGTGCGGGCAGCCTATAGATCGAAAAGATAATACCCCCCAACAGTTGCGAACCGTTGTTGCAAAGGCGCTTACTCGAAAGCCTGTTACTGCCTCAGCAGAAGAGATTGCTCAGAACCCCAGGTCGCGATCCGCTAAGTTGCGGGCCGTCCGCAAGCTAGTAGGACTCGCCTGA
- a CDS encoding penicillin-binding protein 2 codes for MTRGCIPVSRLVWIFVAFMIGFGAVLVQLVDLQVLERDDLVKESERIRTKFEKIEARRGNIYDRNHNLIATTHTVRQVGVDPQALKPEDKPNWHKLAKLLEISYSEVYQKLKGETRVLDDSSKPVRWRVLADNIDEKVYREILNLGVDGVYGNRHFKRVYPQASLAAHVLGYVNKEETAVAGIEKAMDFYLKGQTGWIETEWDGKRQEMYQYRKRQVEATDGFHVALTLDMMVQHVLELELKEIAKLRPMGASIIVSDPSTGNILGLANWPTFDPNEYFNTIKYPVSQQRNLAISDIYEPGSTFKIVPIGAGLSEEIINPMMEINCSLTRVPYLGRVVHLPADHGGKDYGVLSIEDVIAHSSNRGAAQIGIMLGEQRLYNYAKAFGFGEKTGILLGPEREGILNKPADWDGLTISRLPMGHAIAVTPLQAHYAMSVLANDGVLMTPQVLSRVEDSEGNVISNYQPKPIRQVISSVAARSLSRMLVKTVSPEGTAPQAQIPGMEVAGKTGTAQRVLETGGYSATDVDVSFIGYFPASDPRLVISVIIYDPQEGLRYGGQLAGPSFKRVAEQLIHLLGISPTAPIRGFLAMGEQE; via the coding sequence ATGACTCGCGGCTGTATACCTGTTAGTAGGCTCGTTTGGATTTTCGTCGCTTTTATGATCGGGTTTGGTGCCGTACTCGTACAATTGGTAGACCTTCAGGTGTTGGAGCGTGACGATCTTGTCAAAGAGAGTGAAAGAATTCGGACAAAGTTTGAAAAGATAGAGGCCCGTCGAGGTAACATTTATGACCGGAACCACAACCTGATTGCCACCACCCACACTGTACGCCAGGTGGGTGTGGATCCGCAGGCGTTAAAACCTGAGGATAAACCCAATTGGCATAAATTAGCCAAGCTTTTGGAAATCTCTTATTCAGAAGTTTATCAAAAATTGAAGGGTGAGACCCGAGTATTGGATGATTCATCTAAGCCGGTTCGATGGCGTGTGTTGGCTGATAATATTGATGAAAAGGTTTATCGAGAAATATTAAATCTCGGCGTCGATGGAGTGTACGGCAACCGGCACTTCAAACGTGTTTATCCTCAAGCTTCTCTCGCCGCTCATGTTCTTGGCTACGTGAATAAAGAGGAGACAGCTGTGGCCGGTATCGAGAAGGCCATGGATTTCTATCTGAAAGGTCAGACTGGCTGGATTGAAACGGAGTGGGACGGGAAGCGTCAAGAAATGTATCAATACCGTAAACGTCAGGTAGAAGCTACAGATGGATTTCACGTTGCTCTCACCTTGGATATGATGGTTCAGCATGTGCTTGAATTAGAACTAAAGGAGATTGCGAAGCTCAGACCTATGGGAGCATCAATTATTGTGAGCGATCCATCCACCGGTAATATTTTGGGCTTGGCTAATTGGCCGACTTTCGACCCGAACGAATATTTTAATACAATTAAATATCCGGTTTCCCAACAGCGCAATTTGGCAATATCTGATATTTATGAACCTGGGTCTACTTTTAAAATAGTACCTATCGGGGCTGGACTGTCTGAGGAAATCATCAATCCCATGATGGAGATCAATTGTTCGCTCACTCGCGTTCCGTACCTCGGTCGGGTCGTTCATCTACCTGCAGATCATGGAGGGAAGGACTATGGCGTGCTCTCCATTGAAGATGTTATTGCCCACTCCAGTAATCGCGGTGCTGCCCAAATTGGGATTATGTTAGGCGAACAGCGACTTTATAATTACGCAAAAGCTTTTGGTTTTGGTGAAAAAACAGGGATTCTCCTGGGTCCCGAACGTGAAGGGATTCTCAACAAACCTGCAGATTGGGATGGTTTGACAATCTCTCGGTTGCCTATGGGTCATGCAATAGCCGTCACGCCACTGCAGGCGCATTATGCTATGTCTGTTTTAGCCAATGATGGCGTGCTCATGACTCCTCAGGTGTTGTCTAGAGTAGAGGATTCGGAGGGAAACGTTATATCGAACTACCAACCAAAACCGATTCGCCAGGTCATCTCCTCAGTCGCAGCACGATCTCTTTCACGGATGCTTGTAAAAACGGTGAGTCCTGAGGGAACGGCTCCTCAAGCGCAGATTCCGGGGATGGAGGTCGCTGGCAAAACGGGTACCGCCCAAAGAGTTCTTGAAACGGGGGGGTATTCGGCGACCGACGTGGATGTTTCCTTTATCGGCTATTTCCCTGCCAGTGATCCCAGGTTAGTAATTTCTGTGATCATTTACGATCCTCAGGAAGGGTTACGTTACGGCGGTCAATTAGCGGGCCCCTCTTTTAAAAGAGTGGCTGAACAATTAATACATTTATTGGGCATTTCACCTACAGCCCCGATCCGTGGCTTTCTAGCCATGGGCGAACAGGAGTAA
- a CDS encoding UDP-N-acetylmuramoyl-L-alanyl-D-glutamate--2,6-diaminopimelate ligase gives MIATLETLFPEALRLKHTGNLKHQVSALVTDSRRVIPGAVFFAIPGLRTNGTYFVEEAIDRGAVAVVSESDRIYPQITTIQVENIRRVVAQVARSYYGSPDENLELIGITGTNGKTTVSYLVQNLLNGLVGGSKTGLIGTVQYDLGERTLPSFKTTPEAIDTFALLKQMKDAGCRRGVMEVSSHGIDQQRIFGTNFDVAVFLNLTRDHLDYHKDLESYYQVKRRLFTGEIGTVPKVSVVNLDDAFGKRLVDELSGISRVVTFSISNPDADFYLSQFECDHSGSRFVLEGPGGSQTVRTRLPGEYNLSNILAALAVCEGLGLNIETILYRLNSFAGVPGRMERIPGATDFDVFVDYAHTDDALDKALGMLRGITRGKLIVAFGCGGNRDKDKRKSMMEVAQKHADFVCATSDNPRGESVENILSDMKQGVTKPSGVAFIADRRAAISHVLDIAQPGDTVLIAGKGHETMQEFKDRIVPFDDRVVARELLEFKQLVNRKK, from the coding sequence ATGATCGCTACACTAGAGACCCTTTTCCCTGAAGCACTTCGGCTCAAGCATACGGGAAACTTGAAGCACCAAGTATCCGCCTTGGTGACGGATAGTCGAAGGGTGATCCCTGGAGCTGTGTTCTTTGCCATTCCCGGTCTACGGACGAATGGAACATATTTTGTCGAAGAAGCGATTGACCGTGGAGCTGTTGCGGTCGTTTCTGAAAGCGACCGTATCTATCCACAAATAACCACCATTCAGGTTGAAAACATTCGTCGAGTTGTCGCCCAGGTGGCGAGAAGCTACTATGGATCTCCTGATGAAAATTTGGAATTGATCGGCATTACCGGGACAAATGGAAAAACGACCGTTTCCTATTTGGTGCAAAATCTTTTAAATGGGTTGGTTGGCGGATCGAAAACAGGTCTCATTGGTACCGTGCAGTATGATTTGGGCGAAAGGACTTTGCCCTCTTTTAAGACTACACCAGAAGCTATTGATACGTTTGCTCTTTTAAAACAAATGAAAGATGCCGGTTGTCGAAGGGGCGTTATGGAGGTCAGTAGCCATGGCATTGATCAACAACGCATCTTTGGTACAAACTTCGATGTAGCCGTTTTTCTAAACCTCACCCGAGATCACCTCGATTACCACAAGGACCTTGAATCTTATTATCAGGTAAAGCGTAGACTTTTTACTGGTGAAATTGGCACAGTGCCCAAAGTTTCTGTGGTCAATTTAGACGATGCTTTTGGAAAACGACTGGTCGATGAATTAAGTGGGATCAGTCGGGTGGTGACCTTTTCAATTTCGAACCCTGATGCGGATTTTTATCTTTCACAATTTGAATGTGACCACTCAGGTTCCCGATTTGTTTTGGAAGGACCCGGAGGCAGTCAAACGGTTCGCACGCGTTTACCGGGAGAATACAATTTGAGTAATATTTTGGCTGCTCTCGCGGTATGTGAAGGCCTCGGTCTGAATATAGAAACCATTCTTTATCGTCTCAATTCCTTTGCTGGAGTTCCTGGTCGAATGGAGCGAATTCCAGGAGCGACAGACTTTGATGTTTTCGTGGATTACGCTCATACCGACGATGCTCTGGATAAAGCGCTTGGCATGTTGCGAGGAATTACCCGTGGCAAATTGATTGTTGCCTTTGGCTGTGGTGGAAATCGGGATAAGGACAAGCGCAAGTCCATGATGGAAGTGGCTCAGAAACACGCTGACTTTGTTTGTGCAACCTCTGACAATCCTCGAGGTGAATCCGTCGAAAATATCTTATCCGACATGAAACAAGGCGTTACGAAACCCAGCGGAGTTGCGTTTATTGCCGATCGAAGAGCAGCCATCAGCCATGTGCTGGACATCGCCCAGCCGGGTGATACGGTTTTGATTGCCGGTAAGGGGCATGAAACCATGCAAGAATTTAAAGACCGGATCGTCCCTTTTGATGACCGTGTCGTTGCCAGAGAACTTCTTGAATTCAAACAATTGGTTAACAGAAAAAAGTGA
- a CDS encoding UDP-N-acetylmuramoyl-tripeptide--D-alanyl-D-alanine ligase, which yields MKPLSTKHFSSWTGGQWMGDPPKEIVGFNIDTRTLNPGEVFVAIKTDLRDGHDFIEAAKANGASAALVSKHQPQVDLPQLVVKDAPQALRELAIQVRIEYSGTVIGVTGSCGKTSTKELLAVLLGEHTLKTPGNFNNRLGVPLTLLQLRDEYSNAVIEVGMSTPGEIASLAKILQPKYSIITTVAPVHLQGVPSLEGVAVEKAALAEASSKLTILPVECFRFSPFTKLKTPCLIAGKPEPGRSYPSGSCFVDFSLDQQAKKTDIVLRPKGGSVLSFSVDRTSNGMARNMVLSLLLGLELGLDPHALQTRLDGWESAELRCQRDRVGDLDFFVDCYNANPASMRDSLEFFNATTSADLPRFYVIGGMKDLGEYTEEYHHELGRSFKLRSVDRLFMIGEEMQGFLAGFRAAGRDEERVRLFNSQTDVIKELRHLEGSVFLKGSRAYALETIYNQLKEIHRPVETTC from the coding sequence GTGAAACCCTTATCGACTAAACATTTTTCAAGCTGGACCGGTGGTCAATGGATGGGGGATCCTCCGAAGGAGATAGTAGGATTTAACATAGACACGCGCACACTCAATCCCGGCGAGGTTTTTGTAGCTATAAAAACGGACCTGCGCGATGGACACGATTTTATTGAGGCTGCCAAGGCTAATGGAGCAAGTGCTGCGTTAGTTTCAAAACATCAGCCGCAGGTGGATCTGCCCCAGTTGGTCGTAAAGGATGCGCCACAAGCGTTACGTGAACTGGCGATTCAAGTTCGGATTGAATATTCCGGTACTGTTATTGGCGTAACAGGAAGTTGTGGAAAGACATCGACCAAAGAATTGTTAGCCGTGCTTTTGGGCGAACACACATTGAAGACTCCAGGAAATTTCAATAATCGATTGGGCGTTCCATTAACATTACTTCAATTGCGCGATGAGTATTCGAACGCAGTGATTGAAGTCGGTATGAGTACGCCCGGAGAAATCGCTTCATTGGCAAAAATTCTTCAACCCAAATATTCAATCATAACCACGGTTGCTCCTGTCCATTTGCAAGGAGTGCCTTCGCTTGAAGGTGTTGCAGTAGAGAAAGCCGCTTTAGCGGAAGCATCCAGTAAACTTACTATTTTGCCGGTGGAATGTTTTCGATTTTCTCCCTTTACCAAACTGAAGACTCCGTGCCTGATTGCCGGGAAACCCGAGCCTGGCCGCTCTTATCCGAGCGGGTCTTGCTTTGTCGATTTTAGTTTGGATCAGCAGGCCAAAAAGACAGACATTGTGCTTCGTCCGAAAGGGGGCTCGGTGCTTAGTTTCTCCGTTGACCGTACGAGTAATGGCATGGCGAGGAACATGGTCTTGTCTCTTCTTTTAGGGCTTGAACTAGGACTCGACCCTCATGCTTTGCAAACGCGCCTGGACGGTTGGGAATCAGCCGAACTTCGCTGTCAAAGGGACCGTGTTGGTGATCTCGATTTCTTTGTCGATTGCTACAATGCGAATCCCGCGAGCATGCGAGACTCCCTGGAATTTTTCAACGCGACCACTTCCGCTGATCTGCCCCGTTTTTATGTCATTGGCGGGATGAAAGATCTGGGCGAGTACACGGAAGAATACCACCATGAGTTAGGTCGTTCTTTTAAACTCAGGTCGGTGGATCGTCTATTTATGATTGGTGAGGAGATGCAAGGATTTCTCGCCGGGTTTCGAGCAGCAGGCCGCGACGAAGAACGTGTCCGATTATTTAATTCTCAAACCGATGTGATCAAAGAGCTTCGTCATTTGGAAGGCTCCGTTTTTTTAAAAGGCAGCAGAGCTTACGCCCTTGAAACCATTTACAATCAACTGAAAGAAATACACCGACCGGTGGAGACAACATGCTGA
- the mraY gene encoding phospho-N-acetylmuramoyl-pentapeptide-transferase — protein MLSYLADFENYWGPLRLFRYITFRALFGSATALIFGFLIAGPLLSYLRQFKLHQALRDQSEVGSLAALHAGKKDTPTMGGLMIYFSVTISTILWAIPNIFVITALAVYTGLTALGFMDDYAKVTKKNSAGLNKKQKLLWQTLITLAALTLLLLHPDSANKVREFWVPFFKNPLFLMLPIPVLFVFLFFILVGSSNAINLTDGIDGLAIGCTISVALVYSIMAYAAGNALIADYLFISFVPGVGELSIICGCLVGAGLAFLWYNSHPAEVFMGDTGSLALGGLIGVVAFMVHQPLTLVIVGGIFVMEALSVIIQVFSYKIRKKRVFKMAPIHHHFELKGWPESKVVIRFWILSLAFALAGLGTLKLR, from the coding sequence ATGCTGAGTTATCTGGCAGATTTCGAGAATTACTGGGGACCGCTCCGACTGTTTCGTTACATAACGTTTCGGGCGCTGTTTGGTTCTGCGACCGCATTAATTTTCGGATTTCTTATTGCCGGACCTTTGTTGAGTTACCTGCGGCAATTTAAACTCCACCAAGCGCTGAGAGACCAATCTGAAGTGGGTTCATTGGCGGCACTTCATGCAGGGAAAAAAGATACTCCCACCATGGGCGGATTAATGATTTATTTTTCTGTTACCATTAGCACCATTCTTTGGGCCATCCCTAATATTTTTGTTATTACCGCTTTGGCCGTATACACTGGGCTAACTGCGTTGGGGTTTATGGATGACTATGCTAAAGTGACCAAGAAAAACAGCGCAGGGTTGAACAAAAAGCAAAAACTCCTTTGGCAGACGCTTATCACTCTCGCTGCTTTGACTCTTCTTTTGCTTCATCCAGATAGTGCCAATAAGGTTCGAGAATTTTGGGTGCCGTTTTTCAAGAATCCCCTCTTTTTGATGCTTCCAATTCCCGTGCTGTTTGTCTTCCTATTTTTTATTTTGGTCGGTTCCTCAAACGCAATTAATCTCACGGATGGCATCGATGGCCTGGCGATTGGCTGCACCATTTCGGTTGCGCTCGTATATTCAATTATGGCCTATGCTGCCGGTAATGCACTGATTGCCGACTATCTGTTTATCAGTTTCGTCCCAGGAGTTGGTGAGTTGAGTATTATTTGTGGTTGTCTGGTAGGGGCGGGGCTGGCCTTTCTTTGGTACAACTCGCATCCAGCCGAAGTTTTTATGGGGGATACCGGATCGCTTGCGCTTGGTGGTTTGATCGGCGTGGTTGCTTTTATGGTCCATCAACCTCTTACCTTGGTTATCGTGGGTGGCATTTTTGTTATGGAGGCCCTTTCTGTGATCATTCAGGTATTTTCGTACAAAATCCGGAAAAAACGGGTGTTTAAAATGGCACCTATTCATCATCATTTTGAATTAAAGGGATGGCCGGAATCTAAAGTGGTAATCCGGTTTTGGATTTTATCACTGGCATTTGCTTTGGCAGGATTGGGGACCCTGAAATTACGTTAA
- the murD gene encoding UDP-N-acetylmuramoyl-L-alanine--D-glutamate ligase, with amino-acid sequence MHPSFDIESWFKKPVAIFGAGISGKAAAELVEFKGGHSIVYDEVNSDFPLCFEKEDAEKHALVIASPGFSAKHPWIAKALAAGCEVMGELDLACLFWKGKIVAVTGTNGKTTLVEFITHSLIFAGLDGYAVGNIGFPFASLIQKHNSADAWAVVEVSSFQAELMKYFRADSIVWSNFSEDHLDRYGNMKDYFLAKVRLLDVAKARTVFIGKDVDAQFREIGLAVPKETYVLDRSFIRVPEGSIFSLRPQRENFQFAALLFRSWGYDPEMLHDSVRSFKQSPHRLAPVATINGVEFWNDSKATNFSSAEAALKHFQKPIYWVGGGRTKGGRIEAFAQRIGHRFKKAFLSGDTSEDLCTIFQSIQVPCESFDSLENSVKAAYQQATEGSIVLFSPGFASQKPFRNYSERGKSFERVISDIQVSIQPTT; translated from the coding sequence ATGCATCCGTCTTTTGATATTGAATCCTGGTTTAAAAAACCTGTCGCTATCTTTGGTGCTGGAATCAGCGGCAAGGCTGCTGCTGAGTTGGTAGAATTCAAAGGTGGTCATTCGATTGTTTACGATGAGGTAAATTCTGACTTTCCGCTTTGTTTTGAAAAAGAGGATGCAGAGAAACATGCGCTGGTAATCGCCAGCCCTGGTTTTTCAGCTAAACATCCCTGGATTGCAAAAGCACTGGCAGCTGGGTGCGAGGTTATGGGCGAACTTGATTTGGCCTGTCTTTTTTGGAAAGGGAAAATTGTGGCAGTAACTGGAACCAATGGAAAAACTACCTTGGTTGAATTTATAACCCACTCGTTGATTTTCGCCGGTTTGGACGGTTACGCTGTCGGCAATATCGGATTTCCATTTGCGAGTTTGATTCAAAAACATAATTCAGCGGATGCGTGGGCCGTTGTCGAAGTGAGCTCGTTTCAAGCGGAGCTCATGAAATACTTTAGAGCCGATAGTATCGTCTGGTCAAATTTTTCGGAAGATCACCTCGACCGTTATGGAAATATGAAAGACTATTTCCTTGCGAAAGTGCGACTACTTGATGTCGCAAAAGCCAGGACGGTTTTTATTGGCAAGGATGTGGATGCCCAATTTCGCGAGATTGGCTTAGCGGTTCCCAAGGAAACGTATGTTTTGGACCGGTCGTTCATTCGTGTTCCTGAAGGTTCGATTTTCAGTTTACGGCCACAACGGGAGAATTTCCAATTTGCTGCTCTTTTATTTCGTTCCTGGGGTTATGATCCGGAAATGCTTCACGATTCAGTTCGAAGTTTTAAGCAAAGTCCACATCGCCTTGCCCCAGTTGCCACGATTAATGGAGTGGAATTTTGGAACGACTCCAAGGCCACGAATTTCTCATCCGCGGAGGCAGCCCTAAAGCACTTCCAAAAACCTATTTATTGGGTTGGTGGTGGACGAACCAAGGGCGGGCGAATCGAAGCATTTGCTCAAAGAATCGGTCATCGTTTCAAGAAAGCATTCCTGTCTGGTGATACATCTGAGGACCTTTGCACCATTTTTCAAAGTATCCAGGTCCCTTGTGAGTCATTTGATTCTTTGGAAAATTCAGTTAAAGCCGCCTATCAACAGGCTACCGAAGGATCCATCGTCCTGTTTAGTCCGGGTTTTGCCAGCCAAAAACCTTTTAGAAATTACTCGGAACGAGGGAAAAGTTTTGAGAGAGTCATATCAGACATCCAGGTTAGCATACAGCCAACGACATAA